One Malus domestica chromosome 11, GDT2T_hap1 genomic region harbors:
- the LOC139189412 gene encoding uncharacterized protein, with protein sequence MKVQADKHRSERTFEVGDLVYLKLIPYQLQSLATHAHHKLHPKFYGPFEVLEKVGEVAYKLKLPKASKIHPVFHVSCLKKHIGPDVNPVSLLPLVTDDGLQVQEPMAVLQRRMYKKNNAAGVQLLIHWKDKDVEESTWGGL encoded by the coding sequence ATGAAGGTGCAAGCAGACAAACACAGGAGTGAGAGAACCTTTGAGGTGGGAGATTTGGTTTATTTGAAGCTCATTCCCTATCAACTACAATCACTAGCAACTCATGCACATCATAAACTGCACCCTAAGTTCTATGGGCCTTTTGAGGTGTTGGAGAAGGTTGGTGAGGTGGCCTACAAGTTAAAGCTTCCTAAGGCCTCCAAGATACACCCAGTTTTCCATGTTAGTTGCTTAAAGAAACACATTGGTCCTGATGTTAATCCGGTCTCATTGTTGCCATTGGTGACTGATGATGGTTTACAGGTCCAAGAACCTATGGCAGTGCTGCAAAGAAGGATGTATAAGAAGAATAATGCGGCTGGGGTGCAATTGCTGATTCATTGGAAGGACAAGGATGTTGAAGAATCAACTTGGGGAGGACTATGA